One stretch of Vicinamibacterales bacterium DNA includes these proteins:
- a CDS encoding M24 family metallopeptidase, with protein sequence MNRSRRTFLQTGAAAGLGVGLTGCNSTPKIAEAPGLAPAAAGPHPAIAALKPMTADVKPITADERAARIERARRLMTDNKISAIYLEGGSSMFYYTGVRWGLSERPFVCVIPAKGDLAWVCPAFEEQRARELVKGAADVRVWQEDESPYRQVAGILKDRGATGRVGVEERLRHFIYSGVKKELAGADFVDAEPVTAGCRMIKSATELALMQKASDITIEAFRAAFATFRAGMTQDDLRANIAAAHRALGAPGGSASVSFGKFTAFPHGSIEPQQLVEGDVIQVDGGCAIDGYQSDITRTTVFGKASPRQIEIWELEKKAQAAAFAVVKPGVPCEAVDAAARKVITDAGFGPDYKVPGLPHRTGHGIGLDGHEWTNFVRGNKTPLAPGMCFSDEPMIAIYGEFGIRLEDCLHVTETGAQYFSQPSPAIDKPFA encoded by the coding sequence ATGAACCGCTCACGTCGCACATTCCTGCAAACCGGGGCCGCCGCCGGCCTCGGTGTCGGGCTCACCGGCTGCAACAGCACCCCTAAGATCGCGGAAGCCCCGGGGCTCGCGCCTGCCGCCGCCGGCCCTCATCCCGCGATCGCCGCGTTGAAGCCGATGACGGCCGACGTCAAGCCGATCACCGCCGACGAGCGCGCCGCGCGCATCGAACGAGCGCGCCGGCTGATGACCGACAACAAGATCAGCGCCATCTACCTCGAGGGCGGCTCGAGCATGTTCTATTACACCGGCGTGCGCTGGGGCCTCAGCGAGCGGCCGTTCGTGTGCGTCATCCCGGCGAAGGGCGACCTGGCGTGGGTATGCCCCGCCTTCGAAGAGCAGCGCGCGCGCGAGCTGGTCAAGGGCGCGGCCGACGTGAGGGTCTGGCAGGAAGACGAGAGCCCGTACCGGCAGGTTGCCGGCATCCTCAAGGACCGCGGCGCCACCGGGCGCGTCGGCGTGGAAGAGCGCCTGCGCCACTTCATCTACAGCGGCGTGAAGAAGGAACTGGCCGGCGCCGATTTCGTGGATGCCGAACCGGTGACCGCGGGCTGCCGGATGATCAAGTCGGCCACCGAACTGGCGCTGATGCAGAAGGCCAGCGACATCACCATCGAGGCGTTCCGGGCGGCGTTTGCGACCTTCCGCGCCGGCATGACCCAGGACGACCTCCGCGCCAACATCGCCGCCGCCCATCGCGCGCTCGGCGCCCCCGGCGGCAGCGCCTCGGTCAGCTTCGGCAAGTTCACCGCGTTCCCCCACGGCAGCATCGAGCCGCAGCAGCTCGTCGAGGGCGACGTGATCCAGGTGGACGGCGGGTGCGCCATCGACGGCTACCAGTCGGACATCACCCGGACGACGGTGTTCGGCAAGGCCAGCCCGCGCCAGATCGAGATCTGGGAACTCGAGAAGAAGGCCCAGGCGGCGGCGTTCGCCGTGGTCAAGCCTGGCGTGCCGTGTGAAGCGGTGGACGCGGCCGCGCGCAAGGTCATCACCGACGCCGGCTTCGGCCCCGACTACAAGGTGCCCGGCCTCCCCCACCGCACCGGCCACGGCATCGGCCTCGACGGCCACGAGTGGACCAACTTCGTGCGCGGCAACAAGACGCCGCTCGCGCCCGGCATGTGCTTCAGCGACGAGCCGATGATCGCGATCTACGGGGAGTTCGGCATCCGGTTGGAGGACTGCCTCCACGTGACCGAGACGGGCGCGCAGTACTTCTCGCAGCCCAGCCCGGCCATCGATAAGCCCTTCGCCTGA
- the arfB gene encoding alternative ribosome rescue aminoacyl-tRNA hydrolase ArfB, producing the protein MATLFTSPLRIPLNVDERFVRASGPGGQNVNKVATAVELRFDIDSSSLPPDMKSRLKALAGRKALTDGVLMIDSRVHRTQGRNRAAARERLIDLIQRASIPPKKRTPTALTKAAKERRLAGKHHLAKIKLRRTTKPDLDE; encoded by the coding sequence ATGGCTACCCTCTTTACCTCCCCGCTACGCATTCCCCTGAACGTTGACGAACGATTCGTGCGGGCGTCGGGGCCCGGCGGACAGAACGTCAACAAGGTCGCCACCGCGGTCGAGTTGCGGTTCGACATCGACAGCTCGTCGCTGCCACCCGACATGAAGTCGCGGCTCAAGGCGCTGGCGGGCCGCAAGGCCCTCACCGACGGCGTCCTCATGATCGACAGCCGGGTTCACCGCACGCAGGGCCGCAACCGCGCCGCCGCGCGCGAGCGGTTGATCGACCTGATCCAGCGCGCCTCGATCCCGCCGAAGAAGCGCACGCCCACGGCGCTGACCAAAGCGGCCAAGGAGCGGCGCCTCGCCGGCAAGCATCACCTCGCCAAGATCAAACTCAGAAGGACGACCAAGCCCGATCTCGATGAATAA